The region CGACTACTTTTAATTGATGATTGCCCGGTAACTGCTGACGCTTAACGTCCAATACGATTTTATCGCTATTGCCAATTTTGCTCCCTTGGCGGACAATCTTATCTTTTACATTGTCTACAACGTGTTTAATTGCGTTGGCACGTTTAGCACTGGATTTTAATAGACTCGTATGCGCCGCTGCCGTTGCTGCAACTCGACGTTTGAAATTTTCACGTCCGATGCCGATCCCGCGGCTTTCTACTAAAATAGTAAAACTTGGCTGAAGACCATACGCATTCGTATCCATCCGTGCTTCCAGTCCGCCTTCAGATATGGTAGTTTCATCAGCCGAACGGTCAACAAGGTAATACGGATACGAGGAAAATCCTTTTCTGCCCAGGTCCCTGTGCGCCTCTTTGACAAACCAATTGGATGTCTTGTTGCGAATCGTCTTTGGAATATTTAAGTTGAAACCGGGTGCCAGCAAGATATCGTGATAGGGCAATGCTCCCTTTTCCCCCACATCCGGAAATTTACCCGGATACGTGCTATACTCATGTGCACTGATGACAACTTCCGGTTTGTATTGGTTAAATACGTTGTGAAGCGTACGGACCTCCGGAGTTTCCAGCTTAATATGGTCACGGTTCGCATCCAGCCCATTCGCTGTTTCACGCTGGAAGTAGTAGGAACCATCCACGTTTATACGGGGAACCACGATAACGTTTATATCGTCAAGCACTTGCTCCCCTAATTGACCTGTAGCAAGTCTTTGAGCCACAACCAGCATCGATTCGCCACCAGCCGGCTCATTCCCGTGAATCTGTCCCTCCAGCATCACCGTTGTCTTATTGGAGTCCTGCACATCACCTTCTTTTGAAAAAATAAGTAATGGCAGCTTGCGCCCTTCAAGCGAATAACCTGCAGTTTTCATCTGCATCAGCTTACTCGACTGATCCAACTCCTGCAAAAATGACATCATCTCACGTTGAGTCGTAAAATTCTTTTTCCCTTCCTGAAATGCAGGAGTATCCAAATCAACATCAGGTGCCGGATACAGCTCCTTCACCTGTTCAGGCTGCTCATATATCTGGCCAAAATACGGCGTGAAGTCTTCATGTGTCTGCGAATACGCCTGAGTCACCTGCGTCGTGCCGAATAGTGTTGCAATCATGAGAATCGTCGTAAGAACCGCTAACAATTTTACGTTTCGAATAATTACGTCCTCCTTAAAATTGGTCTTAGCATAAACCGTCCCTATTGAAATAGGTTCTGTTCAGTCCACCTCCAGTGTCGAATTTTCAAATATATTGTCTTCTCTGGATAGTTTCGCTGTTATGGAGGGAGATTCCTTGCGACAAAAGATGTGTTTTTACGGGCAGGACTTTTGGTATATAAAATTGATTCACGAATATGATTTGAGATAAGCGGTGGCGTGCTATACTTAGAAAATAGTAGATTAGTCTGCGGCGAGGAGAGATTTGAATGGAACTGTGGGACATGTACGATAAGGATAGACGGAAAACCGGCAGAACGCATGAACGGGGAGTACCATTGGCAATCGGGGATTTCCACCTGGTCGTTAGCGTTTGGATCGTGAATGATGATGGGGATTTTTTAATATCGAAACGGCATCCCGACAAGACGAATCCCTACTTATGGGAATTCCCAGGCGGATCCGTGCTGACAGGCGAGGACAGCTATCAGGGAGCGCTGCGCGAGGTCCACGAGGAAATCAGCATTGACTTGTCCGGATATGAAGGTAAGGTGCTCCGAAGCGTACGCCGAAAGGTAAACTTCCATGATACCTGGCTGTTTCATGCCTCGTTCCCGATTGAAGATGTTACGCTCCAGGCGGATGAAGTAATTGATGCGAGGTGGGCGACCCCGAATGAAATCAAACGTTTGATCAAGGGCGGCGATTTCGCTCCGTCGCTAAGGTATTTTGTGGATATGTTGTAGATTACCTACCAATAGGGCCGTTTTAGCTTTTCTCTCATAACAAACGATTGAGTGTTTCCATGTTTTGGTGAATAGTTCGCACGTTTCAGTTCAGACTTCGCACGTTTGGATGGGTGGTTCGCACGTTTTAGCTCAGACTTCGCACGTTTGGATGAATGGTTCGCACGTTTCAGCTCAGACTTCGCACGTTTGGATGAGTGGTTCGCACGTTTCAGCTCAGACTTCGCACGTTTGGATGAGTGGTTCGCACGTTTCAGCTCAGACTTCGCACGTTTGGATGAGTGGTTCGCACGTTTCAGCTCAGACTTCGCACGTTTGGATGAGTGGTTCGCACGTTTCAGCTCAGACTTCGCACGTTTGGATGAGTGGTTCGCACGTTTCAGCTCAGACTTCGCACGTTTGGATGAGTGGTTCGCACGTTTCAGCTCAGACTTCGCACGTTTGGATGAGTGGTTCGCACGTTATGGGTGATTCGCATTTTTTTCGTTACTAATTGTTCATTATTCAACAGCTATCGCACAATATTCAGCGACGGAGACTCTTATATACGACCAGCACGCACCAGATACGAACATAAAAACGGAGCTCCGATAAAGTTTTTCAACTGGCTTTTCTCGTTTGTTCGGCGGCTTTCCTCGTTTCTTCGACGGGGCACCCCGGTTTATCGGCGGGTCGAGCTGTTTTATCGGCGGCTTGCTCCAGTTTATCGGCAGAATCAGCTGTTTTATCAGCGGGGCTCCTCTGTTCAGCGACTTTCGCGAATAGTTCGGCAACCAAGAACTCCCGCATACCACTAACCCCAACATAAAACGGTGCGCCAATAAACTTTTCAACCCACTCCGCCACCCGGGCCAGCAGTAAAGCGGCTATCACAAATTTTCGCTGCCGGGCACAGTAACACACCGTTGCACCATAAAGTTTTCAACCTGTCCTGAACCGCCAAAGCCGGGCCACCGCATCAACCCAGCTCCGGATAAAACAACACCTTCCCAAACGACCCATCACCATTCACAATCTGCTCAAACACATCAGGGCCTTCCCGCAAATTCAGCCGGTGGGTAATCATCGGCTTCACATCTATTTGTCCATTAGCCATATGATGAACGGTGGCTTCCCACTCTCTTCCCGGGAATGGCGCTGATATTGCATTCCATGAGCCTAATACGGTCAGTTCACTGCGGACAATCTTTTCAAAATAAAAGCGTTCAATGTTCACATCTGCATATGGGATCCCCATAAACACGACTTCCCCGCCTTTTTTGGCCAGGGCAAATACCTGTGCTGATGTGACGGGCGATCCGGCAGACTCCACTACGACGTCGACGCCTTTTCCATCTGTATATTCCATTATTTGGTCGTATGCCGAAGACCCTTCCAAAGAATTCACCACGACATCCGCACCCACTTCCTCGGCCACACGCAATTTTTCATCATCAATATCAATCGCGTACACCGTTTTTGCACCAAATATTTTCGCCCATTGAACAGCAAGCAGCCCAATATTTCCGCAGCCCATTACAGCCACACTTCCCCCGGGCTGCAGTGACGTGCGATACATCCCGTGTACAACAACGGCGGATGGTTCAACCATAGCCGCCGTATCAAAATCTACCTCATCAGGGATTGGTATAATATTTTCAGCCGGCAATTTCACATATTCGGCATATGCCCCGGGGTGCCGCGCGCCGATAACGGTTAACGTTTCACAACGCGATAGTTCTCCTTTTCGGCAGCTTTCACATTCCCCGCAGTAAAAAGTCGGACAACCTGCCACGCGATCTCCTGTCTGGAGTCCATCAACTTCCGGTCCCGCTTCAACAACCACACCGGAAAACTCGTGACCAAATGTCATACCTTTCACATACGGGCCGAGTTTTTTATATCTGGAAAGATCAGAGCCGCAAATTCCGACAGCTTTTACCTTCA is a window of Virgibacillus ihumii DNA encoding:
- a CDS encoding NUDIX hydrolase gives rise to the protein MELWDMYDKDRRKTGRTHERGVPLAIGDFHLVVSVWIVNDDGDFLISKRHPDKTNPYLWEFPGGSVLTGEDSYQGALREVHEEISIDLSGYEGKVLRSVRRKVNFHDTWLFHASFPIEDVTLQADEVIDARWATPNEIKRLIKGGDFAPSLRYFVDML
- a CDS encoding M14 family metallopeptidase; its protein translation is MIATLFGTTQVTQAYSQTHEDFTPYFGQIYEQPEQVKELYPAPDVDLDTPAFQEGKKNFTTQREMMSFLQELDQSSKLMQMKTAGYSLEGRKLPLLIFSKEGDVQDSNKTTVMLEGQIHGNEPAGGESMLVVAQRLATGQLGEQVLDDINVIVVPRINVDGSYYFQRETANGLDANRDHIKLETPEVRTLHNVFNQYKPEVVISAHEYSTYPGKFPDVGEKGALPYHDILLAPGFNLNIPKTIRNKTSNWFVKEAHRDLGRKGFSSYPYYLVDRSADETTISEGGLEARMDTNAYGLQPSFTILVESRGIGIGRENFKRRVAATAAAHTSLLKSSAKRANAIKHVVDNVKDKIVRQGSKIGNSDKIVLDVKRQQLPGNHQLKVVDIAEGSIKQIPVNYYSSKEAVPTMERIRPTAYIMPPEYQEIAEKLKLQGVEVKRLKEAKEVTVERYKVTDKEVEDEPYQGHQINHVTTDIEKTTHQFPEGSYVFSSAQPAANVISVALEPESIDSYVTFNYLPVDVGDTIPVYRYMKEQPLVTE
- a CDS encoding galactitol-1-phosphate 5-dehydrogenase, giving the protein MRALNLYGIQDLRSEDTSPEPVIENTDDVIVKVKAVGICGSDLSRYKKLGPYVKGMTFGHEFSGVVVEAGPEVDGLQTGDRVAGCPTFYCGECESCRKGELSRCETLTVIGARHPGAYAEYVKLPAENIIPIPDEVDFDTAAMVEPSAVVVHGMYRTSLQPGGSVAVMGCGNIGLLAVQWAKIFGAKTVYAIDIDDEKLRVAEEVGADVVVNSLEGSSAYDQIMEYTDGKGVDVVVESAGSPVTSAQVFALAKKGGEVVFMGIPYADVNIERFYFEKIVRSELTVLGSWNAISAPFPGREWEATVHHMANGQIDVKPMITHRLNLREGPDVFEQIVNGDGSFGKVLFYPELG